ttaaaagtattatttagcctataaaaaatataatatataataggctaaaatatgttttcaatctctataaatatgaaaaagtttgattttcgtccttgtaaaattttttatttatttttcgtcctcatattttttaaatatgtcatttttttgGCTTGAAATCAGATTCAGTTATATTCAATTCTAAgtgacatattttattttaaattttaaaatacgaATTATGGGGGTTAAAAGTCGTCACAAAttgtataaaaactaaaaaagtacTATATAGTTTGTGGCATTTTTAAACCACCACAAATTGTAAAtaaatcactactagaaaataagttTTCAACGTTATCATTTTCACATCGATTTTCTAAAAATCGATGTTCTAAAAATCGATGTTCAAAATAGCATGActacataattataaataaattaagttcattaacatcgatttttagaaACACGAAGTTGTGTGTTGatattaacatcatttaaaaaaatcgatgtttttttatcaattgttaaaaaaacatgtttgatcAATTGTTAACATCATTCttgtaaaaatcaatgttgtttaTAGATCGCTTGGACAAAAAGTGGTGTCTAAGTTTTATGTTTAGTGACCTCGCTGTCTCGCATAGTCACACTCTTAATTGCACTGTTACCCCCAAATTTCAAACCCTATCTCCCAACCCTAACACAACCTCATAGTCTTGCACTTTGCGCAGCCGCCAAGACTCGAGTTTCAGCCACACCCGCTGCGGGAGACTCAGATTAGGTGTTTCCTAAGAAGAATAGTTTCCATCGAGTCTCAATTGTGGGTGGAACTTCAAAGATTTGTACACATCATGGTGCGGCATCAGAGAAGAAGGTGCCACCAATTGGAGATGGAGTATCGAACAATCCTTAAGTTTCATGAACAAGGAAGAAACTACTGTTCAGTTTTCTCATCCTTGGCCCAAATGGGTCCAACTCATGAAGTGCTTGCTTGACAATGGATACTTAAGTCATGAAGAGGTAAAAATGTTTCGCAATGTTGGTATGAGCATGAAGGATTGCAATGTCATTAGAATCATGTGCCTCAATTTCTGTAGATACCACTTTCATCTTTTAAggtaaaatatacattttaaaagaaaatgttacttGGATTGCTTATGCACATGATATAATTTGTTTGATGTTTAGTTATTCATTGGTTTGGTTTGTTCTGTTTGTACAAAGGTTTTTTTGTGATCTGAATTCTATGACAAACTCTGATATCCAATTGGACACGAACCTAGGCTTGATTTATACCATTTTTATATTCCATATTTGAGTTTGCACCTTCAtggaaacttatttttattgttaagaaACAATGAAGTATAGCTCCTTATTATTAGGGAAATCCCTCTCAATTGCATAGTCTGGAACGTATAGGTTTTGTATCTTTCTTTACACAACTGTAAGCTTAACTGTGAGCttgtataatataatattcaatTTCTTCTCTTTAGGCCTAGGTGTTAAGTTGTACGATTTATGGCTTTTTTGCCTGCACTCTTGGATAGTGTTGCACATACAGGAGGTGTAATAGTTTCAAGCACTTATTGTGCtctttaatgatattttattgttggtaaaaaaaactattgagaAAAATGTTCCTTTGTTAGAAATATCAAGTATGCATGTGTACTAACAATGTTATTATATTTGATGCATGTAGTTCATATAGAAGCAAGGTGTCCTTATAACTGCCACTTCCAATAACCATATCGAGGCAAGTATATCTATGGACTTGCTCACATTTTGTTTGCCtctaaatttcattttcacCAAGTTTATTCCACGTACTACTAAGATTCACAATGTTAGTAAGTTCTTTTTTTCGGTGTAATGGgtcaatatgtttttattatcatGTTTAAGTTTAGTTTATTGGGAAAAATTATTGTCTTAAAGAAATTTCACATTTAGGTTTGGGACATAGACGAGAAACAGTCGTCTAATGTGTATATAGCTAAAGAAGAAATCACTTCCTTTGCAGTCATTATGCCTTTATATGTAATTAGTAAGTCTAATTTGGAACAAACTATGCGATAAAGAAAACAAGAAGCAAATTTGTTGAacaatccattttttttataataatatcatttctatatatatgaatacttttttttttctacaagtgTAGTTGGAGAAATTTATCTAAACAGGTCCTAagtcttattttttatgaaggAATTGAATGAGTGAAAGATAAGTTGTTTTAGTCCCTTAAAGATAGATCATGTTTGTAATGTACTTATGATATCTCCAGCTTTGCTACTTTTGATTTGGgggtttattataaaaatttatttatacttaatATTTGATCCAATGGCTAGTCAAATAGTGAATTTGAAAATCGTATATTATAATCATATTTATAAGTTGGTCAAATTAAGTTAGATCATATGTGTTGCAACTGGACATATTGAAAATAAAGTGTCAAAGTTTGAGTTGAATTGTGAATTAATAGTTATTAGAACATTAATTAGCTCTTGCTatcataacaaaatatttttaaaaaattgcaaaaaaaacatcaattggtctaaaatcgatgttgtaagtACCATACAACATCCATTAGTTCGGCCAAAACCGATATTGTATGGTActtacaacattgatttttccaaaactgatgttgtttttgtttcttttttttgtctatttgtTATTATACTACATTGGTTTTGGTCAAAATTGACGTTGTAAGTACTATACAACATCGACTTTGATACAATCGATATTGTGTGGTACTTACAACATcattttttccaaaaccgacgttgtttttatttttttgtctatttgCTACTATAccacatcggttttggagaaaGCCAATGTTGTATAGTGgatttcaacatcaatttttataattgatgttaaaaatGGCTTACTTTTAACAATGGTCATTTCAACATCggttcaaaaccgatgttgaatgtccaaaaaaataatgttaaatatcaattttgtagtagtgaatataaaacaaacaaGCTACCACTTGAACCATCACCATGACACTTGAACTACCATCACCACTATGTCCAAACCAAACAGCCACCACCTCCAATCAAAAAGCCCCAAATCCTAACTCCCAAATTAGACATCCCCTACCCCCAAATTTGAAATCCTaaccaccatcaccaccacaCCTGAACCAAACAACAAATCAATTACGAAAATGAAACACTCACTAAAATCTCAGCGAGAAACACTTTGAGATTATCAATGCTGATTCTAGAAGCACCTTCGGCCACCGTCACCTTTGGCTTCTTCTGCTTGGCCTTTTTTAGCTCCAAAACGGTGTTGGCTTCATGCTCTGCATCACCGTCGTCTTTTTCATTGGAAAGTCATTTTGATCTGCTGGAAGTGGTGGCTGTAGCTAATTCAACCTCGATGTCgttttcaaagttcaaaccctTGAAAACCCCATTGGAAAAGAGATGAAGCAAAGggcaagagagagaaaaacatgtcgcatttctagagagagaaagacgaGTTTGAAAAAGGTAGAAGGAAttgattctagagagagaaagtatggtgaatttctagagagagagaaCAGAGGGACAACCAACATTATCGACTACGACGATGATTACCTTGACGATAAAGAGGATGAGAGGAGGCGTGAATAGAAGAAACTTAAGCTCAGGGCAAAGCTGAACTAGGAtggcaaagaagaagaaatcaagatGACACGgagcaaaaattttaaaataaaaaataataccatTTAGGATCGGATATACTGAACCTAATTCTGCGCCAAAAAATGacacatttataaaatatgagaaAGAAAAGTAGACCAAAAATTTGACAGAAACAAAAACCAAACTTTTccatatgtaaatatttttagcaTAGAATTGGATAACATTAACATCATATTTCTTTGAACAGATTCTCTTGTAAGCATCATTTCACATGATATGataaaattacaacaaaaattCTGATAAACATAACTGGGCAAAAATGAAGGAATGCGCTTTGAGCAAGAACCATAACCTTATGTCGGTTATTCAGGGGAGGACATTACAACTGATAAGTACAAATTGCCAACCCAAGATGTATTCCAATCCTTTGTGACTATAGCTCTTCTATCtccaattcaaatttttaactcTTCTGATCAGGGTGGAATGGGCGTATAAATGCAGAATTCATTTGCCAAACTTTTAGTGAGGCTGTCACAGTGGCCTCGGTAGCATTGTTGAACAAGAACAACCTAGCAGCTCCATAGATTGCCTTTGTTGGATAAACCCGAGATGTCACAACCGTCCTTCCACCTTGAGCAAAGCTTTCAACAATAGAATGGTCCacctaaattataattaagattaattaattagttaattaatctGGTTAATGTGCACAAGATATGCACTTATTTGAGCAATAAAACTATAGAAAACTAAAAGGCTCGACTCAATTAATTACCAGTATCCGCAAGGAAAACTTTTCGCCTTTAAGAACTGGAACAGCGCTGCCAACGATTTGCTTGCGGACATCATTTGCCTGAGAAGACCTACAAAAACAATGTAACAAATTCAATATTGAATTTAGTACAACCTAATGCAAAAACATTTTGTCTCTAATTAATGTCTATATATTAACAATGTAAcacaatcatttaattataaattatcatttaaattattttaaaaattaataaatttatcatacataataaattataatttgatgaatgtataaaactttttacataATGATAATAATGTATGGATAACTTTCATGTTGAAAATTAACGGATAATCCAATACCTTGATTGATCAGCACAAAAGGAAGTCTTAAGATTTCCATTGCTCCCTTTAATGACATAAAAATACTGAGGAGTATACTCAGAAAGCCCCTCATCTGCCAAAACCAAAAGACCAAAAGGTCCTAAGGCACCACGTTGTTTAGATCCACCACTGGTGCTGCACGTGTATTCCTCGTTGGATTGAGGAATTTTGTCAAGGGTTTCCTTGTCTATCTCAAACTCGGCAACAATGTCCAACTGATTGGTAGATAAAATGTCATGTAATTTAGCTTCACATTTTTATTCATGTCTACAACTTTAGAAACTTGATGATATCATGAACACAAACCTGCGTGGCTGTTTCAATATCTACTGACACCACTGACCCTGGTTTAgccttcaaatttttaaattcatcaCTTCTCAATCTCAAACTCTCGATCTCAGCAACAGGCCACTGAAGTAAGTTGCTGCCAGTCTTCCTATCAAGCTCCACAGTTCTAGGAATACTCTGTACAATCGAAATTTAGCAATTCTGTTACTAACAATAATAGAGTTAGAAAACACATTacacattaaaaagaaaaagaagttttttttaaaactatcattcaatcataaattgtcATGTAtgttaagtttattaatttttttatacttatccaAAATGTCTTACATATCATGATTTCTGATTTCTGATTAATTAacggtgtaaaaaaaaattagagacactataaaaattaaactcttatacCTGAACTGAAGCCCAACCTTTGGCCACATCAGCATATTCACTGTCAGACTCCCCAATCCAACCCCACAAAACTCTCCTCTCCTTATTCTGATCATAAAACGTCTTGGATGCATAGAATATCCCATAGTCATACCTCAATCCAACGCCAACATCATTCTTAGCATCATCTGGTGTGAACAGAACATTCTTCTCATCATAAGTCCCAATTGAATAGTAATCATGTCTATCATCATCCAGGCTCACCTTCATCACATGCTTCACCTCAGCCCCATTAATAGAAGTATCCAATCCATTCTCATTCTCCTTGGACACAGGGAAGAAGTCCACACACTCCCACATGCCGGTGCCAGCGACAGCACGAAGCAGCCCCTCCTTGAGCTCATAGTTCTTGAAGTCCTCAGTGTCATAAACCAACGCAATGCCGGTTTTGTTGAGCTTGGAACCTATGGTGATTCGCCACTTCCCTTCTGAGGTGAGCCACGCTGTTGTTGGGTCACGAAAGTCCTTGGCCCCAATGCCTGGTGGTGGCACCAAAACGGGGTTCCCAGGGTATTTGATCCAATCCACAAGGAGAGGGTCAGAGGGGTTTGCAGGGTATGCAAGGTTTTGAACCTGCACTGACTCGTTGGTGGAACCTGTGTATAACATGATGATTTCACCATTTGGTAAGATTGTGGCTGAGCCTGTCCACACACCTTGCATGTCATACCATTGATCAGCCACCATTGCCAGTGGAAGGTGAAGCCAATGGATCATGTCCCTTGAAACTGCATGTCCCCAAACTATGTCACCCCAAACTGCACCGTTCGGGTTGTATTGGTAGAAAAAGTGATACCATCCCTTGTAGTACATAGGACCTGAAATGCATAAATTGTAGCAACCATGTCAAGGAGGTTCTGACTAACTGTTGAGGATTCCAAACTATAGCATTATGTGATTGAACAGaagaagttaaaagttatgtttGGATTGATGGAAAGAGATCAAATAAAGTGAAGTTGGAATCTTTTTTGTTGAAATCATTTAAAATGAAAGGACTTTGCATatggtaaagttgtgccttagtgacttgttggtcatgggttcgaatccggaaacagcctctttgtacatgcaagggtaaggctacgtacaatatccctcccccataccttcgcatagcgaagagcctctggacaatgggggtacgaagtttttttatttaaaatgaaaggaatgaatttaaatttaatagaaagagatttttttttacaagagtgACACTAAAATTAGAACGTGTgacttcatgtttcatttttttacatgagTGACATTAGATGAAGTGAAATACGATGAAATTAGAttcttttgtttaaattattaaaatgaaaagaaattgaaactaaaaatttgtttttggtaCACACATTCCATTAAATATCCTTTGtattctcctaaaattaaaggtgagagagaaaatatgttttatttatttattctattataaaaatattttaacaataaaataactatttaatttttatttcattttatttccctGTATTCTATTccatcttattttatttcattttgttattcgaCTCAATATCAAATATTCACTGATCATATGTGGGTccctttttaaacttttatgatGCCATTTTCCAATATTGTCGGAAAAGTTAATTGCTTCTAGATCGATAATTTTGTGAGGCTGACTTAATTTCTGATACTTATATTGCTAAACCAAAATTTCAGGGTGTCAAAATCAAATTGAACTGCCTAGACCCAGGTCAGTTGTAACTCGGTCCCAGTATTTAAatgctatttatttattacaataaaCGGAGACAATTCAACCCAAAATTAGGCAAATTAGAAGAACATTAGCAAGAAATAAAACTGATTTACGCAAACTTTAGACATGGCAGAAGTGTCCTTACCATTGGGATCTGAAGCAGAGCAAACCAGGTTTCCCAATCAGTCCAAGCCACAGCAATccaaagaaaaaagggaaaaaattagCTTGAGATAATAAAGAATTGGTATCGGTAGTACAGCACCACGTGTCAAAACATTCAGAGGTaatcacattttattttaattaagacaAATCATTCTAACAAAACGTGGTTTGACACCCACAGAAAACTCGTTTTAATTacccttttcctttttgttcattATAGGATCCTTTTCCAAGTAGAGAAACCAACAAAATCCTAATCCAACAATACGACATCTCTACAAAGCTATCAAACACCAAAATGGAGGTTTCATTGGCAGTTCATGTAAACTTTGTCATTCTAAACAAAGAGTGAAAAATCACTGCAGTGTCTAGAATTATGTGATCTTACCGATTTCTAAGTGATATGTAATCATGTTTGTCAATCTAGgagaaaaaactaataacataaTGAATAAAAGTTGACAAAGAAAATGTAGCTGTgaacaaggttttaaaaaactgCGATCGTGATTTCAgccaaaacatcaaaataatttaattgtccATAATTGTAAAGGCACCGTAATTAGAATACTACATCTGCCAGTCATTTGGGAGCAGAtcaattaatgaataaaaaagcaTTACATTACCGTTCATCCAGTTTTTCTCTGGTTGGAAATGAAAAGCAGTTCTCTGCCAAGACAACATGCTGTTGTCCCATGGAAATGCCTTCGAAGCTCCATCTTTAACCGCAAACAACATGCTTGATGACTTCTCTGACACCCCGGAAGAAACACCTCGCGAAACCGGGTACCATTTCGGAGAAGGCACCGATGTCGGACTACGTTGCTCATCGTTCGATGTTGCCGATGCCACGTCGGCATGCGGCGCGTTGGAGGCCCTGTACCCTCCAAAGGCAACAAGGGAAGAGAGTAATAGCAAGCCGCAAATaactagaagaaggtccttgCGAGTGTGTGGATTTGGAGCAGCATCAGAGGAAGTGGGTAGCAATGGTTTGCGATGATCCATGGTGAGTGTGTTTTTGTGTGAGAGAAAGTGAGGATCAGAGGCTTAATAAGTGGTTGTGATGGAAAGAAAGAATGGTAACAATGGAAATGTTATGTGACTTGGCACTTTGGCAGAGACAGCATGCATGTGAGGATTGGATGGGGTTGAAAGTGTGAGTTGTGAAGTGAGATGCTATGGCTCACATTGGCACATTTTATAGGACCCAGATCCCAGTGTCTGGAGAAATCCAATGGAGTGAGGGGATGTGGTgacatgaaaattgaaaaatattatgaagCATTACATTGTGAGGAATGGATGAGGTGGATCAGAGGGGACCCGGTGTGTGGAGGTTCAGACACAGACATCTATCTGGGACATCACATGCATTATTGGGGGGTGGGGGGGTTCATGGCCCTACAGTTTTCAAATGCAATGAttccttttgttttgttgtttgttgttcATGTGTAAGGATGGtaattagacaatttttttgCTTGTTTGTTAAGAATTTACATATATCCCTACATTGCACTTAATACTTACATTTCTAacttacaaatataatttttagacaCCAAAGTCCTTGTTGACACATAGTAAGAgataaaaagaaggaaagtaTAGATATCACACgttatatgatatgataaaaaaataaaataaagagaagtGAAGTGGGTTGATTACGTAATTGAAAAATTGGAATatgtttaaaaatcattttcttttattaacttAACTATGCTCTTCTAGTcgtatttaatataaatatcattattatattactaatactaatgatgaaaaataatagaaattattaaaagtatggtatataatttagttaaaattttaaaatagttttaatttttaattataaaatattacaaatatatttatttaatttttcaatttttaattgtgGAATAGAATCAATAGATTACATGGATATAGGTaaggataattattataatatctaTACCTGTAAAATTTTATGAACAAATATAAACATACTCATTACAGATAGTGttttacatttaataaatatcatTCTTAAAGATATTTATCGACTAAAAATTATCGCAAACTACCGATACTGATTTCAATTCtcatgcataaaaaaaactcataatttCATTGAATCTTGTCTCAGAAAGGATAATTTCTCCCTCTCaagattttattcatatttaataaaattaaatctattttatttagaatttaccatttttatttccttaaacTTTTCTGAAAATTTGCTTTTAgttgttaatttaaattttgaccgGTTAAAGTTTTTGAAATCTAAACTTAGTCCTTGAATAATCCTATTTaacagttataaaaaaatttctgatACACTTCTTCTCAGTAAGGTTCCATGCTAAACCTCAcaaaatttaaaggaaaaaaaacacacaaaatttcGTATAAACAACTTAAGGGTCGCTAGCACTGTAGGACGGTTCAGGCAATAGCACCGGTAATCCtgaaaagtgataaataatAGCCCTTTAAGTAGTTCTCATGGGCCATAGCCCATAGGTCCCCCTCAATTTCTTCCAACCattaaaattagtataaaagccggaaaaaaaaaaagattaaaggaACTCATAGAGCTTCTTTGATAATTTCTCGCTCAAtaataagttttcttttctaataacAGTGGTGATAATGAAATATAAGACATGCTGGTGGTGAAGATTTTTCGgctgatttttagtttttttaatagttgaaaaatttgtttaattgttcgataaataagtttttttttaacagattttatcatcttttgaaattatattttaattttttatgtttttttcacttttattcttaatatatttatttaattttttaattattttttaaataaatcataattttttttattattttatacatttcgactattttaataactaattttattgaatttttataatttaataggttaattttttaacttctagCTACCCACTAccaactaattttttaactttcaactaatttttctgttaatttttttcaaatataaccataatcaaaacaattaaacaaattGCAAAgtgtttatttcaatttttctacATTTAGGATCATTAATGtagatacaatttttttaatttatattttattttaacctcGTCATAATTCTTGtaacaatcaatcaaatttagGTATAGTAAAAAGAATTAATCTCTCACAATTTGTCAAatcaaatttctaatttttaccAGAAGAGTATTCAGATTTAGTATTtgatcatttctttttctttttactgaATTTGACAATATCTTAAACACAATTATCTCTCTTCTAAAAAACCACAATTACCTCTAAAAAAATACCCATGGAAAAACAAAATGTAACAAATATTCCAAATATACATTTGAAAGTCAAGTCATGTTTCAATTTGGCAATAGATTCTTTTTAGAAGAATTTGGCAATAGCTTATTGGGGGTAGGTGAGTGATTGTAATTATTTCCATTAAGCCATAGCTTTCTCGAGTTTTATTCCCAATTtactatatttattaagaagtatattacatattttattcaaaatattataattatgtgATTACATAACTCAaaattttttggtgaataattaaataactattaattttttttatatttttgtataataatcgtttttattcaatttctttATTCTGTAGTACTCTTACGTTAATCTCCTAAAAAAGACGATAACAATTTTCTTTGCATTATTACAATTGAGCCGCCTAAGGTGAGGTGATGCTTGACGTTACTAATAATTTGCATTATTTTCACCAAACAATTTATAAGAGAAATGCTTAAGTACGAATGCTATATTTTGCACCAATGACGTGATGTCTCATTTTACTCTAATTGTCTGACCTCTATCGTGATTCTCTagctctttcatttttttaggttaaattagttttttttcttttaatttattttttagattcaattaggtcttttaatttttttttaattcaatttgatcttctaaattttttaaacgatttaatttaattcttcatTGTGAGAAATCACATCTTGTAATCATTCAAAATTGTTACTAACTACTtctaaattatcataaaatacatatctttttaaaatgaattaattttaaaaattagaagatgaaattaaataaaaaaaaactaaataaccaaattgaatcattttaaaaattaaatgaacaaattgaataaaaaattaaatgactaaaataaatctaaataataaattaaaggattcgaagattaatttaactttttttaagcaATCTCAGTTCCAATCAAAGGAAGTCCAGTCATTTCACATACCTAATTGTCACACCAAATCAAAACTCCACCCCCATTCTCTCCCCAATGCTAtcaaaaagtttgatttttaatCTCAATTTTGTTTCCCAGGTTTCGTTTCAGTATTACAGGATAAAAATTTCCCACTGCAATTGGGCTGGAGTAATaaacaaggttttttttttctctgtcatTCAGGATGTAGCTTTTGTTGTTGATGGTGGGAAAGCTTCACAATGAATAGTTGGATACTACGGTAAAAACGTGATTAGTGGGATACTgcgatttgattttaaaatctctcgataatttaatttattaatatttaaaattaattacacatAAGGTATTCGTAGGTTTCGTACTT
This genomic interval from Glycine max cultivar Williams 82 chromosome 5, Glycine_max_v4.0, whole genome shotgun sequence contains the following:
- the LOC100788844 gene encoding acid beta-fructofuranosidase; the encoded protein is MDHRKPLLPTSSDAAPNPHTRKDLLLVICGLLLLSSLVAFGGYRASNAPHADVASATSNDEQRSPTSVPSPKWYPVSRGVSSGVSEKSSSMLFAVKDGASKAFPWDNSMLSWQRTAFHFQPEKNWMNDPNGPMYYKGWYHFFYQYNPNGAVWGDIVWGHAVSRDMIHWLHLPLAMVADQWYDMQGVWTGSATILPNGEIIMLYTGSTNESVQVQNLAYPANPSDPLLVDWIKYPGNPVLVPPPGIGAKDFRDPTTAWLTSEGKWRITIGSKLNKTGIALVYDTEDFKNYELKEGLLRAVAGTGMWECVDFFPVSKENENGLDTSINGAEVKHVMKVSLDDDRHDYYSIGTYDEKNVLFTPDDAKNDVGVGLRYDYGIFYASKTFYDQNKERRVLWGWIGESDSEYADVAKGWASVQSIPRTVELDRKTGSNLLQWPVAEIESLRLRSDEFKNLKAKPGSVVSVDIETATQLDIVAEFEIDKETLDKIPQSNEEYTCSTSGGSKQRGALGPFGLLVLADEGLSEYTPQYFYVIKGSNGNLKTSFCADQSRSSQANDVRKQIVGSAVPVLKGEKFSLRILVDHSIVESFAQGGRTVVTSRVYPTKAIYGAARLFLFNNATEATVTASLKVWQMNSAFIRPFHPDQKS